The genomic DNA TGAGGACAATGGCCCTGCCAAGAAGTGGCTTCATCTAATCCGAAAGACTCTAAACAATCTTCCCGGAAGTAGTGGAGGAAGTGGCTGCTACACACCTTCTCCTACCCCAAATCCCATTGTAGAATCAGATGCAGACTTTGAGGGATCAATCAGGCAGAAGGCATCCTTTTTCCCTCGTCGATCATTCCAGACACCGTGCAGCTGGAAGGAAAATGACCCGTCAATCTCACAGCCTCGCCTTGATAGGCGATACAGTGTATGTGACCGGGTGATCTTCGGTCATAGGCCAAGTGACTACGACCCCAGTTTCAGATGGGGTCCTAGGCCAAGTGACGCTTCCTGGAGTCACAGACCCAGTGACTCCTCCTGGGGTCATAGACCAAGTGACTATTCCTGGGGCCAGAGGCCAAGTGACTACTCAAGATGGGGTTCGTCTGATGATGATTATGGGCCAGGTGATTCACCTAGCACTGTGCTATTTTCCCCGATGTCTAATGTTGCACCTGCACAAGTCGAAGATGGACGCAGGGTGCAGGGGAATTCAAGGTACTGTTTGGTCGCAAGTAAGCAAATGGTAGGCATTTTTCTCACGATATGGGTTAAGAGTGATCTGAGGGAACATGTTCGCAATATGAAAGTGTCTTGTGTTGGCAGAGGATTGATGGGTTACCTCGGAAATAAGGTATCCTTTTGAGTGAACCTTGGCAGTTTTGTTCGTCTTTGCCacaatcaaaattgaaataattcacTAAGCGAAAGAAGCTATCATTCTTGGTTTTGCAGGGATCGATCTCTATAAGCATGTTGTTGCATCAAACAAGCTTTTGCTTTGTCTGTAGTCATTTGACCTCAGGGCAGAAGGAAGGCGATGAGCTACGCAGGAATGCCGATGTGATGGAAATTCTGCGTAAGACAAGGTTCCCACGAGTCCATGGTACGGCCGATGAGAAGTCTCCAGAAACAATCCTTCAACACGAGTAATACTCTACCCCATCTATAATCAGTCAACTTATCCTTTGAGGCAGAACATAATTTGACCAACATTCAAataaatgatttctttttttcttttttcttttttcgctCTTCCGCAATAGTATTTTATCTTTGATTACCATTTGcatacaaaaattacatttttcacATCTAACCTTGGGAATTTGATTAATCAGTTTGGCTACATCTCTACTGCCATTTTTCACTGTTATTCTGCACCCAAATCTTATTTGTCCATAATCTAATCATttacatttgatttgatttagtCGAGTTATTTGGCTTGGAGATCTGAATTACCGGATTGCCCTGTCTTACCGTTCTGCCAAGGCACTTGTTGAAATGCAGAACTGGAGGGCATTGTTAGAGAATGACCAGGCAAGTATATATTTGCCTCTTTTATTTGTTTCACAACAAATTGCTGCTGCACTTAGTATATTCATTAAGATGATTTCattaattgaaacaacaatACTGTTGTCTGCAGCTGCGGCTAGAGCAGAGACAGGGTCGCGTTTTTCATGAATGGAAGGAAGGAAAGATATATTTCCCACCAACGTACAAGTATTCGAATAACTCTGACAGATACACGGGGGATGACATGCACCCAAAGGAAAAAAGGCGAACTCCCGCATGGTAAGAACACCTATCTAATCAATAGGAATCTCAATGCGTGCACTTCAATAATTTTGAAACTCCTTTAGTCAAACCAGCCACTGAATTAGCTGATCGTCTTGTGTTTAGGTGTGATCGAATTTTGTGGTATGGAGGAGGGCTTCAACAATTGTCCTATGTTCGTGGAGAATCAAGGTTCTCAGATCATAGACCAGTCTGTGGCATGTTTTGGGCTGAGGTTGAGTCCTACCAGGGCCAGTTGAGGAAAACCACCAGTTCTTCTAGTTCCAGGATTGAGGTGGAGGAGCTGTTACCATACTCACACGTGCCATACTCCCACGGATATACAGAACTCTGCTTTTTCTGAAGCGCAGAGAACTGATTACTATTACATTTGAGTAGgctctctctcccttcctcACGTAGTCCTTTAATTCTTTTATCTTTAGACTTGGATAAGCTAAATGTTCTCCAGAATTACAAGCAGAAGTATTTTCTGCATAATTGAGC from Diospyros lotus cultivar Yz01 chromosome 4, ASM1463336v1, whole genome shotgun sequence includes the following:
- the LOC127800802 gene encoding type IV inositol polyphosphate 5-phosphatase 7-like, which encodes MTDGSTKKSKFSWSKKLVRKWFNIKSKIEQFQADEAVYGGGDVEWGNSFSEREPCTIKKSRTEKISKSSDRVRRGRVDLDHPQIINVQNYSTFVATWNVGGKSPTSNLNLDDFLHSSPPADIYVLGFQEIVPLNAGNILGAEDNGPAKKWLHLIRKTLNNLPGSSGGSGCYTPSPTPNPIVESDADFEGSIRQKASFFPRRSFQTPCSWKENDPSISQPRLDRRYSVCDRVIFGHRPSDYDPSFRWGPRPSDASWSHRPSDSSWGHRPSDYSWGQRPSDYSRWGSSDDDYGPGDSPSTVLFSPMSNVAPAQVEDGRRVQGNSRYCLVASKQMVGIFLTIWVKSDLREHVRNMKVSCVGRGLMGYLGNKGSISISMLLHQTSFCFVCSHLTSGQKEGDELRRNADVMEILRKTRFPRVHGTADEKSPETILQHDRVIWLGDLNYRIALSYRSAKALVEMQNWRALLENDQLRLEQRQGRVFHEWKEGKIYFPPTYKYSNNSDRYTGDDMHPKEKRRTPAWCDRILWYGGGLQQLSYVRGESRFSDHRPVCGMFWAEVESYQGQLRKTTSSSSSRIEVEELLPYSHVPYSHGYTELCFF